The following coding sequences lie in one Oryctolagus cuniculus chromosome 7, mOryCun1.1, whole genome shotgun sequence genomic window:
- the HAX1 gene encoding HCLS1-associated protein X-1 isoform X1 has protein sequence MSLFDLFRGFFGFSAPRSHRDPFFGGMTRDEDEDDEEEEEATWGHGSSRFPGSQPPEEFGFSFNFSPGGGMRFHDNFGFDDLVRDFNSIFSEMGAWTLPSHAPELPGPESEPAGERPRRGQTLRDSMLKYPDSHQPRIFGGAVESDAGTESSKPAADWGSQRPFHRFDDVWPVTPHPRAREDNDLDSQVSQEGLGPVLQPQPKSYFKSISVTKITKPDGAVEERRTVVDSEGRSETTVTRQEADGSPRGDPELPRSPSLDDAFSILDLFLGRWSRSR, from the exons ATGAGCCTCTTTGACCTCTTCCGGGGCTTTTTCGGCTTTTCTGCACCTCGGAG CCACAGAGATCCCTTCTTTGGAGGGATGACTCGAGATGAAGATGAGGAtgatgaagaagaggaagaagccacATGGGGCCATGGGAGCTCCAGGTTTCCTGGTTCCCAACCCCCGGAGGAATTTGGATTCAGCTTCAACTTCAGTCCGGGAGGAGGGATGCGTTTCCATGATAACTTCGGCTTTGATGACCTAGTCCGGGATTTCAATAGCATCTTCAGCGAGATGGGGGCCTGGACCTTGCCTTCCCATGCTCCCG AGCTTCCAGGTCCCGAGTCAGAGCCGGCTGGTGAGAGACCACGGCGGGGACAGACGCTTCGAGACTCAATGCTTAAGTACCCAGATAGCCACCAGCCCAGGATCTTTGGGGGGGCCGTGGAGAGTGATGCAGGAACTGAGTCTTCCAAACCAGCAGCAGACTGGGGCTCCCAGAGGCCTTTCCACAGG TTTGATGATGTGTGGCCTGTGACTCCCCATCCCCGGGCCAGAGAGGACAACG ATCTTGATTCCCAGGTTTCCCAGGAGGGTCTTGGCCCAGTTCTGCAGCCTCAGCCCAAATCCTATTTCAAGAGTATCTCTGTGACCAAGATCACTAAGCCAGAcggg GCCGTGGAGGAACGCCGGACTGTGGTGGACAGTGAGGGCCGCTCGGAGACCACGGTGACCCGGCAGGAGGCAGACGGCAGTCCGAGAGGCG atCCAGAATTACCGAGGTCTCCATCCCTGGATGATGCCTTTTCCATCCTGGATTTGTTCCTAGGACGTTGGTCCCGGTCCCGGTAG
- the HAX1 gene encoding HCLS1-associated protein X-1 isoform X2 encodes MTRDEDEDDEEEEEATWGHGSSRFPGSQPPEEFGFSFNFSPGGGMRFHDNFGFDDLVRDFNSIFSEMGAWTLPSHAPELPGPESEPAGERPRRGQTLRDSMLKYPDSHQPRIFGGAVESDAGTESSKPAADWGSQRPFHRFDDVWPVTPHPRAREDNDLDSQVSQEGLGPVLQPQPKSYFKSISVTKITKPDGAVEERRTVVDSEGRSETTVTRQEADGSPRGDPELPRSPSLDDAFSILDLFLGRWSRSR; translated from the exons ATGACTCGAGATGAAGATGAGGAtgatgaagaagaggaagaagccacATGGGGCCATGGGAGCTCCAGGTTTCCTGGTTCCCAACCCCCGGAGGAATTTGGATTCAGCTTCAACTTCAGTCCGGGAGGAGGGATGCGTTTCCATGATAACTTCGGCTTTGATGACCTAGTCCGGGATTTCAATAGCATCTTCAGCGAGATGGGGGCCTGGACCTTGCCTTCCCATGCTCCCG AGCTTCCAGGTCCCGAGTCAGAGCCGGCTGGTGAGAGACCACGGCGGGGACAGACGCTTCGAGACTCAATGCTTAAGTACCCAGATAGCCACCAGCCCAGGATCTTTGGGGGGGCCGTGGAGAGTGATGCAGGAACTGAGTCTTCCAAACCAGCAGCAGACTGGGGCTCCCAGAGGCCTTTCCACAGG TTTGATGATGTGTGGCCTGTGACTCCCCATCCCCGGGCCAGAGAGGACAACG ATCTTGATTCCCAGGTTTCCCAGGAGGGTCTTGGCCCAGTTCTGCAGCCTCAGCCCAAATCCTATTTCAAGAGTATCTCTGTGACCAAGATCACTAAGCCAGAcggg GCCGTGGAGGAACGCCGGACTGTGGTGGACAGTGAGGGCCGCTCGGAGACCACGGTGACCCGGCAGGAGGCAGACGGCAGTCCGAGAGGCG atCCAGAATTACCGAGGTCTCCATCCCTGGATGATGCCTTTTCCATCCTGGATTTGTTCCTAGGACGTTGGTCCCGGTCCCGGTAG